The following coding sequences lie in one Phalacrocorax carbo chromosome 3, bPhaCar2.1, whole genome shotgun sequence genomic window:
- the LOC135312757 gene encoding LOW QUALITY PROTEIN: syntabulin-like (The sequence of the model RefSeq protein was modified relative to this genomic sequence to represent the inferred CDS: inserted 1 base in 1 codon; deleted 1 base in 1 codon) produces MDKLDTQNLEVFEKTLGLQQAPRHHRDNRGSQKEVSKLQRRNGQVKDLLKVGRQLLKGDSRLRMPATSSSALRVVREKATAPTANLRIKTNFSSSSNTGCTSVPEAHVSAAGSKRSFSHNCGLHGQNNGSLSNKSRPSPPASREKAPLSTLSKTQPSPANTRQNYGASLASRSNSGSNKGSDSSQVTRRSGKSISCGHNCSTKPENPERYLTPLQQKEVTIRHLKKKLKESECKVTEREREIEKLKAQVERMKEDWIEDECNHVEMELSLLEARREIKELKRGIESMKKSLAEKDKKFQKYFLDVSIEHKKLESLVSSMEMALKSSVRDEQRPEYTCDSEGKPLCTTMPDSPTTEDQALEELAGSGLFLHEDTANGTDLFEESLTTTTSELSDSAPSNSIVNQEMLENVLGEKLTFSQEEEEKVRNMMVEQTIQTDVVPYSLEGEQFIQNMFELRAQDACPLSPPSSLKELGQFLXESLSDSGIVVDLTPGEPNSTTLLSPVTPPCRKVEHGVNENHFVKELDFTEPHDDEVFGYVNTVSQTGIKKTYWSSRLASDLAVAAPVVPTIMWAFSTHGAGTDLIYSTGALFCSSVLVHRFALDYLICPINRFENMLLVSEWKR; encoded by the exons ATGGACAAACTGGACACACAAAACTTAGAAGTATTTGAG AAGACTctcgggctgcagcaggcacccagACATCACAGAGATAATAGAGGATCCCAAAAAGAAGTCAGCAAGTTACAAAGGAGGAATGGGCAAGTAAAAG ATCTCCTGAAAGTGGGACGCCAACTGTTAAAGGGAGATTCTCGCCTCAGGATGCCTGCAACCTCAAGCTCAGCCTTGCGTGTGGTCCGTGAGAAAGCCACGGCTCCAACTGCAAATCTGA ggattaaaaccaattttagcTCTTCAAGCAACACAGGCTGTACCTCAGTGCCTGAAGCCCATGTGTCggctgctggaagcaaaaggtctttttctcacaa TTGTGGCCTTCATGGTCAGAATAATGGATCCTTATCCAACAAGTCCAGACCCAGCCCACCTGCTTCCCGTGAAAAGGCCCCTTTGTCAACACTGAGCAAAACCCAGCCGAGTCCTGCGAACACCCGTCAGAATTATGGGGCTTCTTTAGCCAGCAGAAGCAACTCAGGCTCAAACAAAGGAAGTGACAGCAGCCAAGTGACGAG gcgaTCAGGGAAATCTATTTCTTGTGGTCACAATTGCAGCACTAAGCCAGAAAATCCGGAGCGGTATTtgactcctctgcagcagaaagaagttacaatacggcatttgaaaaaaaagctgaaggaatccgagtgcaaagttacagaaag ggaaagagaaatcgaAAAGCTCAAAGCTCAGGTGGAACGTATGAAGGAAGACTGGATCGAAGACGAGTGTAATCATGTGGAGATGGAGCTGAGCCTCTTGGAAGCAAGGAGGGAAATTAAAGAACTCAAGCGAGGTATTGAGAGCATGAAGAAGAGCttggctgagaaagacaaaaaatttcagaaatacttcctaGACGTAAGCATTGAACACAAGAAACTGGAATCTTTGGTGTCGAGCATGGAGATGGCCCTGAAGAGCTCTGTGAGAGATGAGCAGCGCCCAGAGTACACATGTGACTCTGAGGGGAAGCCGTTGTGTACCACGATGCCAGacagccccaccacagaggaccaagctctggaggagctggcaggtagTGGGCTGTTTCTTCATGAGGACACAGCTAACGGgactgatttatttgaagagaGTTTGACCACCACAACCTCTGAGTTGAGTGATTCAGCTCCCTCCAATTCTATTGTGAATCAAGAGatgcttgaaaatgttctgggtgagaaactaactttttcccaggaggaggaggagaaagtcagaaacatGATGGTGGAGCAGACCATCCAGACTGATGTGGTGCCATATAGCCTAGAAGGGGAGCAGTTCATTCAAAACATGTTC GAGCTCAGAGCTCAAGATGCCTGTCCTCTAAGCCCGCCTTCTTCCCTGAAGGAATTGGGTCAATTTC TTGAAAGCCTCAGTGATTCTGGTATCGTAGTGGACTTAACTCCAGGTGAGCCAAACTCTACCACCCTTTTGTCTCCTGTGACACCTCCATGCAGGAAGGTGGAGCACGGagttaatgaaaaccattttgtgaaagaactTGATTTTACAGAACCTCACGATGATGAAGTCTTTGGGTACGTCAATACTGTTTCTCAGACAGGAATAAAGAAGACATACTGGAGCAGCAGACTCGCCAGCGATCTGGCTGTAGCAGCCCCTGTTGTTCCAACTATCATGTGGGCTTTCAGTACTCATGGAGCAGGAACAGATCTCATTTACAGTACTGGAGCgttgttttgcagttctgtcctAGTCCACCGTTTTGCTCTTGACTATTTGATTTGCCCTATAAATCGGTTTGAAAACATGTTACttgtttcagaatggaaaaggtaA